A part of Candidatus Nezhaarchaeota archaeon genomic DNA contains:
- a CDS encoding UPF0179 family protein: MKETLVTLVSELQAKPGFKFIFEGPAKECYKCKLREVCAFKLEPNTVYKVVEVVGKKKHICQLRGGWVVVARVMESEVDALVDTRIAVEDAIITYRRKKCKSEICPHRQVCQSPYVRDGRKYRIVNVTKETLVCKEGELVKVTLTGVKE, from the coding sequence ATGAAGGAGACTTTAGTAACCCTTGTTAGTGAACTTCAGGCTAAACCTGGTTTCAAGTTCATTTTTGAGGGGCCGGCTAAAGAATGTTACAAGTGTAAGTTGAGAGAGGTTTGCGCGTTTAAACTTGAGCCTAATACCGTGTATAAGGTGGTTGAGGTTGTGGGTAAGAAGAAGCATATATGTCAATTGCGGGGTGGATGGGTTGTTGTGGCTAGGGTTATGGAGTCTGAGGTTGATGCTTTAGTAGATACGAGAATAGCGGTTGAAGATGCCATAATAACTTATAGGAGAAAAAAGTGCAAAAGCGAAATTTGTCCTCATAGACAAGTATGCCAGAGTCCCTATGTTAGAGATGGTAGGAAGTATAGGATCGTGAACGTGACAAAAGAGACTTTAGTATGTAAGGAGGGAGAGCTTGTAAAGGTAACATTAACTGGAGTTAAGGAATGA
- a CDS encoding NAD(P)-dependent glycerol-1-phosphate dehydrogenase: MVLLDPHDIELPRKILIGKGVVERLSDVAKSLGLTGKAFVLLSKTSHKLVGEVALNSLSEGGFDVFDESVGASVEEQGEVIERANNVKPDFIVSIGGGTIIDLGKYAAFKLGVAFISVPTVASHDGISSPMVALKSLGVPYSIKTKPPTAIIADVNTIMRAPHRFLASGCGDVIAKLTAVRDWLLAHKIKNEYYGEYAASLALLSAKLIMRHARLIGAHKEDGVRVVIEALVSCGVAMCIAGSSRPCSGAEHQFSHMLDIIAPKPALHGEQCGVGTIMMAYLHGMDWRSIKKALKIIGAPTTAEELGIEDEYIIRALVEAHKVRPRYTILGDTGLTWEAAERVAKITKVIR, from the coding sequence ATGGTTTTGCTTGATCCCCATGATATTGAGCTTCCTCGGAAGATACTCATTGGCAAGGGAGTTGTTGAGAGGTTAAGTGACGTTGCCAAGTCTCTTGGGCTTACAGGGAAGGCCTTTGTACTACTAAGTAAGACGAGCCATAAACTTGTTGGTGAAGTAGCCTTAAACTCCTTGTCTGAAGGGGGGTTCGATGTCTTTGATGAGAGTGTTGGAGCGAGCGTAGAAGAGCAAGGAGAGGTTATTGAGCGTGCAAACAATGTTAAGCCTGATTTTATTGTGTCTATAGGCGGGGGTACTATAATAGACCTTGGAAAGTATGCCGCCTTCAAACTTGGAGTAGCATTTATAAGCGTTCCAACGGTAGCGTCCCACGATGGCATATCCTCGCCTATGGTTGCACTTAAAAGTCTTGGAGTGCCATACTCCATTAAAACTAAGCCGCCAACAGCGATCATAGCCGACGTAAATACGATAATGAGAGCACCACACAGGTTCCTGGCTAGTGGGTGCGGAGATGTTATAGCTAAGTTAACTGCTGTTAGAGATTGGTTGCTAGCCCATAAGATAAAGAATGAATACTATGGTGAGTATGCAGCATCCTTGGCACTTCTCTCGGCCAAGCTAATCATGAGGCATGCAAGGCTCATTGGAGCACATAAAGAGGATGGAGTTAGAGTGGTTATTGAGGCTCTAGTGTCCTGTGGAGTAGCTATGTGTATAGCAGGATCCTCGAGACCTTGCTCAGGAGCTGAGCACCAATTCTCACACATGCTAGACATCATAGCTCCTAAGCCAGCACTACATGGAGAGCAGTGTGGAGTTGGCACCATAATGATGGCCTACCTTCATGGTATGGATTGGAGGAGCATAAAGAAGGCACTGAAGATCATTGGTGCTCCGACTACAGCCGAGGAACTTGGAATCGAGGATGAGTACATCATAAGAGCGTTGGTTGAGGCACATAAAGTCAGACCTAGGTACACTATTCTAGGTGATACTGGTCTCACATGGGAGGCTGCTGAGAGGGTTGCTAAGATTACCAAGGTGATAAGATAA
- a CDS encoding proteasome subunit beta, producing MMRSWEPIYKGTTTVGVRCVDGIVLSTDRRVTSGFYVANKRGKKLLQVDDRVYATIAGVVADAQMLVDRVKAQVRYIKTITKQPLSVRAIANLTSNILFHSRFFPLIVHVIVAGIDDEGPAMFNIDLFGTLTEEKYIATGSGSPLAIAVLETKYREGLTVKEAIPIVVEAIKAAMRWDPGSGEGFDVVIITKEGVEELSQEKIEKT from the coding sequence ATGATGAGGTCTTGGGAACCAATCTATAAGGGGACGACGACAGTTGGTGTCAGGTGTGTAGATGGCATAGTGCTATCCACTGATAGGAGGGTCACGTCTGGTTTCTACGTGGCGAATAAGAGAGGCAAGAAATTGCTTCAAGTTGATGATAGGGTATACGCAACAATAGCCGGCGTGGTAGCGGACGCTCAAATGCTAGTGGATAGAGTCAAAGCTCAGGTCAGATACATTAAGACGATAACTAAACAACCCCTATCAGTTAGGGCTATAGCAAACTTAACATCAAACATACTATTCCACTCACGTTTCTTTCCATTAATAGTTCACGTGATAGTGGCAGGGATAGACGACGAAGGCCCCGCGATGTTCAACATAGACCTCTTCGGCACACTAACAGAAGAGAAATACATAGCAACAGGTTCAGGCTCTCCACTAGCTATAGCTGTACTTGAGACCAAGTATAGAGAGGGCTTAACTGTTAAAGAGGCCATACCAATAGTTGTTGAGGCTATTAAGGCGGCTATGAGGTGGGATCCAGGCTCTGGAGAGGGATTTGACGTAGTAATCATCACTAAGGAAGGTGTAGAAGAGTTATCTCAAGAAAAGATCGAGAAGACTTAA
- a CDS encoding beta-CASP ribonuclease aCPSF1, whose amino-acid sequence MVQANHIATLRDGILKGIPPEAGVTRIDFEGPEIAVYVKNPAVLLSSGDVVKSIAKNLKKRIVLRPDPEVRKDKDEAKKIVYELVPPEAGITNVYFDEVMGEMVIEAKKPGMVIGKNGQVLKQLLAHTLWRPVPVRTPPLRSKFMESVSALTYKNSSYRLRMLKEVGKRIHRSIIYKVDNVRITALGGFKEVGRSAILLEVGEDKILLDCGVKPGAKSYMNEFPSFWLDEFNMDSLSAIVITHAHLDHCGALPLLFKYGYRGPVYCSEPTKMLMALILKDYLDVANKEGRVPIYGIRDVKAALLHTMTLSNGEVTDIAPSVKLTLHNAGHILGSSIAHLHIGEGLHNIVYTSDFKYGKTRLLEPASHVFPRLETLIMESTYGGPNDVMPPREETELNLIEIINRTLGRGGKVLIPVLAVGRAQEIMLVLADAVEKKLIPSVPIYIEGMVQESTAIHTAYPENLAREVRDKILYEDVNPFLAENFVTLEKGHERLDIVEGEPCIILTTSGMLNAGPALEYFKLMAEDKRNSLIFVAYQVEGTLGRAIQEGAKEVVIDYVDGKPQTVKVEMEVHTCNGFSGHSDRKQLLRFIERVTPKPHRVILCHGESEKTMSLASSIERQYRIPVETPDYLDSIKIR is encoded by the coding sequence TTGGTTCAAGCAAACCATATAGCTACACTTAGGGATGGAATACTAAAGGGTATACCACCAGAAGCTGGAGTTACTAGAATAGACTTTGAAGGACCTGAAATAGCTGTCTACGTTAAGAACCCAGCTGTTTTACTCTCAAGTGGAGATGTTGTAAAGTCAATAGCTAAGAACCTCAAGAAGAGAATAGTTCTAAGACCAGACCCTGAGGTTAGGAAGGACAAGGATGAAGCTAAGAAGATAGTTTACGAGCTAGTGCCTCCGGAGGCAGGAATAACTAACGTATACTTTGATGAGGTCATGGGTGAAATGGTGATAGAAGCCAAGAAGCCAGGTATGGTCATTGGTAAGAATGGCCAGGTCCTGAAACAACTACTAGCTCACACCTTATGGAGACCTGTACCCGTTAGAACCCCACCACTAAGGTCAAAGTTCATGGAATCAGTTTCAGCTTTAACCTACAAGAACAGTAGCTATAGACTAAGAATGCTAAAAGAAGTTGGGAAGAGAATTCACAGATCAATAATCTACAAGGTCGATAACGTAAGGATAACAGCTCTCGGCGGTTTTAAGGAAGTTGGTCGATCAGCCATACTTCTGGAAGTCGGTGAAGATAAGATACTACTGGACTGTGGGGTAAAGCCTGGTGCTAAAAGCTACATGAATGAATTTCCTAGTTTCTGGCTTGACGAGTTCAACATGGACTCTTTAAGTGCTATAGTAATAACACATGCACACCTAGATCACTGCGGCGCCCTTCCCCTTCTATTCAAGTATGGTTATCGAGGACCAGTCTACTGTAGTGAGCCAACTAAGATGCTTATGGCTTTAATACTCAAGGATTACTTGGATGTAGCTAATAAGGAGGGGAGAGTGCCGATATATGGAATTAGAGATGTAAAAGCCGCTCTCCTACACACCATGACTCTGAGTAACGGTGAAGTCACTGATATAGCCCCTAGCGTGAAACTCACTCTACACAATGCAGGTCACATACTCGGCTCATCAATAGCTCACCTACACATAGGTGAAGGACTACACAACATAGTGTATACTAGTGACTTTAAGTACGGTAAGACTAGGCTCCTTGAACCAGCATCACATGTATTCCCTAGACTGGAAACATTAATAATGGAATCAACGTATGGCGGACCCAACGATGTAATGCCACCAAGAGAGGAAACCGAGCTCAATTTAATAGAAATAATAAACAGAACCCTTGGACGAGGGGGGAAGGTACTAATACCAGTGCTGGCAGTTGGTAGAGCCCAAGAGATAATGCTTGTTCTAGCTGATGCCGTGGAGAAGAAGCTTATTCCATCAGTCCCCATATACATAGAGGGTATGGTTCAAGAATCCACAGCAATACACACAGCCTATCCTGAGAACTTGGCGAGAGAAGTTAGGGACAAAATACTTTATGAAGACGTAAACCCCTTCTTAGCCGAGAATTTCGTAACCTTAGAGAAGGGTCATGAGCGCTTAGACATAGTGGAGGGTGAGCCATGTATAATACTCACAACATCGGGGATGCTCAATGCTGGGCCAGCTCTTGAGTACTTCAAGTTAATGGCAGAGGACAAAAGGAATTCACTGATATTTGTAGCTTACCAGGTTGAAGGAACTCTTGGCAGAGCCATTCAGGAGGGGGCTAAAGAGGTTGTGATTGATTACGTAGATGGCAAGCCTCAGACAGTCAAGGTAGAAATGGAGGTTCACACATGTAATGGATTTAGTGGTCATAGCGATAGAAAGCAATTATTACGCTTTATTGAGAGAGTCACACCAAAACCTCATAGAGTAATACTATGTCATGGAGAGAGTGAGAAGACTATGAGCTTAGCCTCAAGTATAGAGAGGCAGTATAGGATTCCAGTAGAAACGCCAGACTACTTAGATTCCATTAAGATTAGATGA
- a CDS encoding RNA-binding protein yields MCGAHRHVLSKNEAKEVVTFLEKSLTFKVPLSYKSKWEVMSIDGGVLLYLADNKPIAMKLSGRVVPLLTALIDGVIELPKTVVDMGAVKHIVNGADVMAPGITRMHGDFSKGDLVVIVDERYEKPLCVGLALFSKAEIETMSKGKVIKNLHYVGDKIWVKLKGLRII; encoded by the coding sequence ATGTGTGGAGCTCATAGACACGTTTTGAGTAAGAATGAGGCTAAGGAGGTTGTTACGTTTCTCGAGAAGAGTCTGACCTTCAAGGTACCTTTAAGTTACAAGTCGAAATGGGAGGTTATGTCAATAGACGGGGGCGTGCTGCTCTACTTAGCAGACAATAAGCCTATAGCCATGAAGCTCAGCGGGAGGGTTGTGCCGCTTTTAACTGCTCTAATTGACGGAGTCATCGAGTTGCCTAAAACGGTCGTAGATATGGGTGCCGTCAAGCACATAGTCAATGGGGCTGATGTGATGGCCCCCGGGATAACTAGGATGCATGGCGACTTCTCGAAAGGTGACTTAGTCGTAATAGTCGACGAACGCTACGAGAAACCTCTATGTGTTGGACTGGCCCTGTTTAGTAAGGCTGAAATAGAGACTATGAGCAAGGGGAAGGTGATAAAGAATCTGCACTACGTTGGTGACAAGATTTGGGTTAAGCTTAAGGGATTGAGGATCATCTAA
- a CDS encoding LSm family protein, with protein sequence MSETTLAILSSSIGNQIFVRLKGGKEFRGKLKSFDQHLNIVLEDAEELRQNDQPKKHGLILIRGDSIVLISPVSK encoded by the coding sequence ATGTCAGAGACAACTTTAGCAATACTATCGTCGTCCATTGGTAACCAAATATTTGTAAGATTGAAAGGGGGGAAAGAGTTTAGAGGAAAATTAAAGAGCTTCGATCAACACCTCAACATAGTTCTAGAGGATGCTGAAGAACTACGACAGAATGACCAACCAAAGAAGCATGGCCTAATATTGATTAGAGGAGATAGTATAGTCCTCATAAGTCCAGTGTCAAAGTGA
- a CDS encoding 50S ribosomal protein L37e: protein MVKGTTSFGKMNKTATHIRCRRCGRRAYNKRKHYCAACGFGRSKRIRRYAWQNKPLNKACRLV from the coding sequence ATGGTAAAGGGGACAACATCATTCGGAAAGATGAACAAAACTGCAACTCACATTAGGTGTAGACGATGTGGGAGGAGAGCATACAATAAGAGAAAACATTATTGTGCTGCTTGCGGTTTTGGAAGATCTAAGAGGATAAGGAGATATGCATGGCAAAACAAGCCATTAAATAAAGCCTGTCGCCTTGTCTAG